In Arsenicicoccus sp. oral taxon 190, the following are encoded in one genomic region:
- a CDS encoding acyltransferase family protein — protein MSETTTVRAPRPGTRRARLDRRAHRAFLPEIQALRMWAVGLVVLFHLWPTGVFRGGFVGVDAFFVISGYLITSHLIREVESTGRIRLGAFYARRARRLLPASLLVLLVSAVLTLVFLPQDTWSGAAAEIVASTGYVQNLWLASKAVTYSASNEAASAVQHYWSLSTEEQFYLVWPSLILLALAVARRRRPSRPVVAIGAVLTVTALASFVFSVAFTASDQAAAYFVTPTRAWEFAAGAILPLVLRRYAPPGPFAVVLRYVGLGMLLLSALLLSQQTPFPGWVALWPVVGTAMIILAGDCEGHDRADRLFSNRVAQWLGDISYSVYLWHWPLIVVLPYVVGGSVQLWHQLAIVALTLVLSHLSKVYVEDATRYVPQVRASTRRTLQATAAAMGVLVLVGAMVLGASAIADWRRDATIAEAAGGPCAGGRAGLHLDRCPDAFTRAPLVSTGPGDVPWKTVDGCTTQHDPYLECGWGARSRTVAIVGDSHAEHYRAAIHDVARRKGWRVIVMIKQACPAVDASLPMFGKKRRDDPDECRTWLRRSTPLLKQQGVDLILTSGFASASPVPGKDSDAAYHRVWDEWTSFADVVALRDVPRTGEQNMPQCLAQHSGDQQACAHPRAEALPTDQLTQAARSTTNPKVRFVDLSDAYCDQRTCYAVAGGIPVYMDQDHVAYSFMQTLAPVIEAKLPS, from the coding sequence ATGAGTGAGACCACCACCGTCCGAGCACCCCGCCCCGGCACCCGTCGCGCCCGGCTGGACCGCCGCGCCCACCGCGCCTTCCTGCCGGAGATCCAGGCGCTGCGCATGTGGGCCGTGGGGCTCGTCGTGCTCTTCCACCTCTGGCCGACGGGGGTGTTCCGGGGCGGCTTCGTCGGGGTCGACGCGTTCTTCGTCATCTCCGGCTACCTCATCACCAGCCACCTGATCCGCGAGGTGGAGTCGACCGGCCGGATCCGGCTGGGCGCGTTCTACGCCCGTCGTGCGCGCCGGCTGCTGCCCGCCTCCCTGCTGGTCCTGCTCGTCTCCGCGGTGCTGACGCTGGTCTTCCTGCCGCAGGACACCTGGAGCGGCGCGGCGGCGGAGATCGTCGCCTCCACCGGCTACGTCCAGAACCTCTGGCTGGCGTCCAAGGCCGTCACCTACTCGGCCTCCAACGAGGCGGCGTCGGCGGTCCAGCACTACTGGTCGCTGTCCACCGAGGAGCAGTTCTACCTGGTCTGGCCGTCGCTGATCCTGCTCGCGCTGGCCGTGGCCCGGCGCCGGCGACCCAGCCGCCCGGTCGTCGCCATCGGCGCGGTCCTGACGGTCACCGCCCTGGCGTCCTTCGTCTTCTCCGTGGCCTTCACCGCCTCCGACCAGGCCGCCGCCTACTTCGTGACGCCCACCCGGGCATGGGAGTTCGCGGCCGGCGCGATCCTGCCGCTGGTGCTGCGCCGCTACGCGCCGCCCGGGCCCTTCGCCGTGGTGCTGCGCTACGTCGGGCTCGGGATGCTGCTGCTCAGCGCGCTCCTCCTGTCCCAGCAGACCCCCTTCCCGGGGTGGGTGGCGCTGTGGCCGGTGGTGGGCACCGCGATGATCATCCTGGCCGGCGACTGCGAGGGCCACGACCGCGCCGACCGGCTCTTCAGCAACCGCGTCGCCCAGTGGCTCGGGGACATCTCCTACTCCGTCTACCTGTGGCACTGGCCGCTCATCGTCGTGCTCCCCTACGTCGTGGGCGGGTCCGTCCAGCTGTGGCACCAGCTCGCCATCGTCGCGCTGACGCTCGTGCTGTCGCACCTGTCCAAGGTCTACGTGGAGGACGCCACCCGATACGTCCCGCAGGTGCGGGCCAGCACCCGCCGCACCCTGCAGGCGACCGCGGCGGCCATGGGGGTGCTCGTCCTGGTGGGCGCGATGGTCCTCGGGGCGTCCGCCATCGCCGATTGGCGCCGCGACGCGACGATCGCCGAGGCGGCGGGCGGGCCCTGCGCGGGCGGACGCGCCGGCCTGCACCTCGACCGCTGCCCCGACGCGTTCACCCGGGCGCCCCTGGTGAGCACCGGGCCCGGCGACGTGCCGTGGAAGACCGTCGACGGCTGCACCACGCAGCACGACCCCTACCTCGAGTGCGGCTGGGGCGCCCGCTCCCGCACCGTCGCCATCGTCGGCGACTCCCACGCGGAGCACTACCGCGCCGCCATCCACGACGTCGCCCGCCGCAAGGGCTGGCGCGTCATCGTGATGATCAAGCAGGCCTGCCCCGCGGTGGACGCGTCGCTGCCGATGTTCGGCAAGAAGCGGCGCGACGACCCCGACGAGTGCCGCACCTGGCTGCGCCGCAGCACCCCGCTGCTCAAGCAGCAGGGCGTGGACCTGATCCTGACCAGCGGTTTCGCCAGCGCCTCCCCGGTGCCCGGCAAGGACTCCGACGCCGCCTACCACCGCGTGTGGGACGAGTGGACCTCCTTCGCCGACGTCGTGGCGCTGCGCGACGTCCCCCGCACCGGGGAGCAGAACATGCCCCAGTGCCTGGCCCAGCACAGCGGCGACCAGCAGGCCTGCGCCCACCCGCGCGCGGAAGCCCTCCCGACCGACCAGCTGACCCAGGCCGCCCGGTCGACCACCAACCCCAAGGTGCGCTTCGTGGACCTGTCCGACGCCTACTGCGACCAGCGGACCTGCTACGCCGTCGCGGGCGGGATCCCGGTCTACATGGACCAGGACCACGTCGCCTACTCCTTCATGCAGACCCTCGCGCCCGTGATCGAGGCCAAGCTGCCGAGCTGA
- a CDS encoding (deoxy)nucleoside triphosphate pyrophosphohydrolase — protein sequence MTSPAASHIAVVGAAIVDDLDRPRRMLAARRTEPAALAGGWELPGGKVDPGESELDALHRELREELGVEVRVGAEVAGPLTDGRWPLSRQHVIRVWLAQVSVGEVRPLEDHDELRWLERGQLDDVPWLAADRPIVAAVGDRLTA from the coding sequence ATGACGTCGCCCGCCGCCTCCCACATCGCCGTCGTCGGCGCCGCGATCGTGGACGACCTCGACCGGCCCCGCCGGATGCTCGCGGCCCGTCGCACCGAGCCCGCCGCGCTGGCCGGGGGCTGGGAGCTGCCCGGGGGCAAGGTCGACCCGGGGGAGTCGGAGCTGGACGCGCTGCACCGCGAGCTGCGCGAGGAGCTCGGGGTCGAGGTGCGGGTGGGCGCCGAGGTGGCCGGTCCCCTCACGGACGGGCGGTGGCCGCTGAGCCGGCAGCACGTCATACGGGTCTGGCTGGCCCAGGTGAGCGTGGGAGAGGTGCGCCCGCTGGAGGACCACGACGAGCTGCGCTGGCTCGAGCGGGGCCAGCTCGACGACGTGCCGTGGCTCGCTGCGGACCGCCCCATCGTCGCGGCCGTCGGGGACCGGCTGACGGCCTGA
- a CDS encoding ABC transporter permease — translation MSTSPSHADQAEAAVEIAHGGDVAEIQGRSPWQLVLGRLRRDLVTMVALVASIVIILLAAAAPVLKAAGVLDLDNHDELVQGIGSMPTGSMGGMSGEHLLGVQPGTGRDLLALILSGMTTSLIVAVSATAVAIVLGTIMGLVAGFAGGWLDWLISRVIDLVLSFPQTLMLLSLQTVLVTFIASMVGMADTASTPKILFMISVLGFFGWPYFARIIRGQVMSLREREFVEAARSLGARPWRLYVHELLPHLWAPILVYTTMILPQNIAQEAALGFLGVGVPPPTISLGTLLNDSIQYALPDPAYFLFPGLAVFLMVLAFNLLGDGIRDALDPKADRQ, via the coding sequence ATGTCGACCTCACCCAGCCATGCCGATCAGGCGGAGGCCGCGGTCGAGATCGCCCACGGGGGAGACGTCGCCGAGATCCAGGGCAGGTCCCCGTGGCAGCTGGTCCTCGGGCGGCTGCGCCGCGACCTGGTCACGATGGTGGCCCTGGTCGCCTCGATCGTCATCATCCTGCTGGCCGCCGCGGCGCCCGTGCTCAAGGCCGCCGGCGTCCTCGACCTGGACAACCACGACGAACTGGTGCAGGGCATCGGCTCGATGCCGACCGGCTCGATGGGCGGCATGTCGGGTGAGCACCTGCTCGGCGTCCAGCCCGGCACCGGGCGCGACCTGCTGGCGCTGATCCTCTCCGGCATGACGACCTCGCTGATCGTGGCGGTGTCCGCGACGGCGGTCGCCATCGTCCTCGGCACGATCATGGGTCTGGTGGCGGGCTTCGCCGGCGGCTGGCTCGACTGGCTCATCAGCCGCGTCATCGACCTGGTGCTGTCCTTCCCGCAGACGCTGATGCTGCTGTCCCTGCAGACCGTGCTGGTGACCTTCATCGCCAGCATGGTCGGCATGGCCGACACCGCCTCCACCCCCAAGATCCTCTTCATGATCTCGGTGCTCGGGTTCTTCGGCTGGCCCTACTTCGCCCGCATCATCCGCGGTCAGGTGATGTCGCTGCGGGAGCGGGAGTTCGTCGAGGCGGCCCGCTCGCTCGGCGCCCGGCCGTGGCGGCTCTACGTGCACGAGCTGCTGCCGCACCTGTGGGCGCCGATCCTCGTCTACACCACGATGATCCTGCCGCAGAACATCGCCCAGGAGGCCGCGCTCGGCTTCCTCGGCGTCGGCGTCCCGCCCCCCACGATCTCGCTGGGCACGCTCCTCAACGACTCGATCCAGTACGCCCTGCCCGACCCGGCCTACTTCCTCTTCCCGGGCCTCGCCGTCTTCCTCATGGTGCTGGCCTTCAACCTGCTGGGCGACGGCATCCGCGACGCCCTCGACCCCAAGGCGGACCGGCAGTGA
- a CDS encoding sodium-translocating pyrophosphatase encodes MPVDTVLAPPLRVPASGEADLHLPDLGSVRFLGGIDGHTLLLGGLVVCLLGLVFGAVTYVQLRRLPVHPSMHEVSELIYDTCRAYLVQQGRFLLMLWVFIAAVIVAYFAFLMDYSPGRVLVVLAFSLVGMGGSYAVAWFGIRVNTFANSRTAFAALRGKPYPVYEIPMRSGMSIGMALISIELLMMLVIMLFVPGSLAGACFIGFAIGESLGASALRIAGGIFTKIADIGSDLMKIAFKIKEDDARNPGVIADCTGDNAGDSVGPSADGFETYGVTGVALITFILLAVHDPAVQVRLLVWIFVIRAVMVVASGLSYAGNQLMAGRRYARLDRMNFEVPLSALVWLTSALCILLTYATSWALVSDLGDGLWWQLATIISCGTLAGALIPELVKAFTSTHSRHVREVVTSSRQGGASLDILSGLVAGNFSAYWLGIAIVGLMGGAYLISTIALGSLMIAPAVFAFGLVAFGFLGMGPVTIAVDSYGPVTDNAQSVYELSVIEKIPGAAEEIRAEHGFDVQWERAKYLLEENDGAGNTFKATAKPVLIGTAVVGATTMIFSIVMALTGGRDAEMVHLSLLHPPFLLGLITGGATIYWFTGASIQAVTTGAYRAVEFIKDTIKLDGASKASAADSRRVVEICTQYAQKGMLNMFLGVFFSTLAFAFVEPFFFIGYLISIALFGLYQAIFMADAGGAWDNAKKIVEVDLHAKGTQLHDATIVGDTVGDPYKDTSSVALNPVIKFTTLFGLLAVELAVRLATSQGTVLTHSLAAVFFVVSAYFVYRSFYGMRIGDGSALTADPEPAHDGAGRGSVTPA; translated from the coding sequence ATGCCGGTAGACACAGTCCTTGCGCCCCCACTCCGCGTCCCCGCCTCCGGCGAGGCCGACCTGCACCTGCCGGACCTGGGGTCGGTCCGCTTCCTCGGCGGCATCGACGGGCACACCCTCCTGCTGGGCGGGCTCGTGGTCTGCCTGCTCGGCCTGGTCTTCGGGGCCGTCACCTATGTCCAGCTGCGACGGCTGCCGGTGCACCCGTCCATGCACGAGGTGTCCGAGCTGATCTACGACACCTGCCGCGCCTACCTCGTCCAGCAGGGCAGGTTCCTGCTGATGCTGTGGGTCTTCATCGCCGCGGTGATCGTCGCCTACTTCGCCTTCCTCATGGACTACTCCCCCGGGCGCGTGCTGGTCGTCCTCGCGTTCAGCCTGGTCGGGATGGGCGGGTCGTATGCCGTCGCGTGGTTCGGGATCCGCGTCAACACCTTCGCCAACTCCCGGACCGCGTTCGCGGCGCTGCGCGGCAAGCCCTACCCGGTCTACGAGATCCCCATGAGGTCCGGCATGTCCATCGGCATGGCGCTGATCAGCATCGAGCTGCTGATGATGCTGGTCATCATGCTCTTCGTGCCGGGCTCGCTCGCGGGCGCCTGCTTCATCGGCTTCGCCATCGGTGAGTCGCTCGGCGCGAGCGCGCTGCGCATCGCGGGCGGCATCTTCACCAAGATCGCCGACATCGGCTCGGACCTGATGAAGATCGCCTTCAAGATCAAGGAGGACGACGCCCGCAACCCCGGCGTCATCGCCGACTGCACCGGCGACAACGCCGGCGACTCGGTCGGCCCGTCGGCCGACGGGTTCGAGACGTATGGCGTCACCGGGGTCGCCCTCATCACGTTCATCCTGCTCGCGGTGCACGACCCCGCCGTGCAGGTGAGGCTGCTCGTCTGGATCTTCGTGATCCGCGCCGTCATGGTCGTCGCGTCCGGGCTGTCCTACGCCGGCAACCAGCTCATGGCGGGTCGGCGCTACGCCCGCCTGGACCGGATGAACTTCGAGGTCCCGCTGTCCGCGCTGGTGTGGCTGACGTCGGCGCTGTGCATCCTGCTCACCTACGCCACGTCGTGGGCGCTGGTCTCCGACCTCGGCGACGGGCTGTGGTGGCAGCTGGCGACGATCATCTCGTGCGGCACGCTCGCCGGCGCGCTGATCCCCGAGCTGGTCAAGGCCTTCACCTCCACCCACTCGCGGCACGTCCGCGAGGTGGTGACGAGCTCGCGCCAGGGCGGCGCGTCGTTGGACATCCTCTCGGGGCTGGTGGCGGGCAACTTCTCGGCATACTGGCTGGGCATCGCGATCGTGGGGCTCATGGGCGGGGCCTACCTGATCTCGACGATCGCGCTGGGGTCGTTGATGATCGCGCCCGCGGTGTTCGCCTTCGGGCTGGTCGCCTTCGGCTTCCTCGGCATGGGCCCGGTGACCATCGCGGTCGACTCCTACGGGCCGGTGACCGACAACGCGCAGAGCGTCTACGAGCTGTCCGTCATCGAGAAGATCCCCGGTGCGGCCGAGGAGATCCGGGCGGAGCACGGCTTCGACGTGCAGTGGGAGCGGGCGAAGTACCTGCTGGAGGAGAACGACGGCGCCGGCAACACCTTCAAGGCCACCGCCAAGCCGGTGCTCATCGGCACCGCCGTCGTGGGCGCGACCACGATGATCTTCTCGATCGTCATGGCGCTCACCGGCGGCCGCGACGCCGAGATGGTGCACCTGTCGCTGCTGCACCCGCCCTTCCTGCTCGGCCTGATCACCGGCGGGGCGACGATCTACTGGTTCACCGGGGCGTCGATCCAGGCCGTGACGACGGGCGCGTACCGCGCGGTGGAGTTCATCAAGGACACCATCAAGCTGGACGGCGCGAGCAAGGCCAGCGCGGCCGACTCCCGTCGCGTGGTGGAGATCTGCACGCAGTACGCCCAGAAGGGCATGCTCAACATGTTCCTCGGGGTCTTCTTCTCCACGCTGGCGTTCGCCTTCGTCGAGCCGTTCTTCTTCATCGGCTATCTGATCTCGATCGCGCTCTTCGGGCTCTACCAGGCGATCTTCATGGCCGACGCCGGCGGTGCCTGGGACAACGCCAAGAAGATCGTCGAGGTCGACCTGCACGCCAAGGGCACCCAGCTGCACGACGCCACCATCGTGGGGGACACGGTCGGCGACCCCTACAAGGACACGTCCTCGGTCGCGCTCAACCCGGTCATCAAGTTCACCACCCTGTTCGGGCTGCTGGCCGTCGAGCTGGCGGTGCGGCTGGCGACCTCCCAGGGGACGGTGCTGACGCACTCGCTGGCCGCGGTGTTCTTCGTGGTGTCGGCCTACTTCGTCTACCGCTCCTTCTACGGCATGCGGATCGGCGACGGCTCGGCCCTGACCGCGGACCCGGAGCCCGCTCACGACGGCGCGGGCAGGGGGTCTGTCACACCCGCGTGA
- the typA gene encoding translational GTPase TypA encodes MAQKTRGDIRNVAIVAHVDHGKTTLVDKMLWQGGAFGEHDHVDERAMDSGDLEREKGITILAKNTAIHYNGPSAAEFPEGVTINIIDTPGHADFGGEVERGLSMVDGVVLLVDASEGPLPQTRFVLRKALQAKMPVVLCINKVDRPDSRIAEVVDEVYELFMDLDADEHQIEFPIVYASAKAGRASVERPADGEQPDSPDLEPLFRTIMETIPAPTYDDESPLQAHVTNLDSSNFLGRLALLRVFNGEIRKGQQATWCKHDGSQERVKITELLVTEGLERKPAEVARPGDIIAIAGIGEIMIGDTITDPEDPRPLPIIKVDEPAISMTIGTNTSPMVGRVRGAKVTARLVKDRLDRELIGNVSLRILPTERPDAWEVQGRGELALAILVEQMRREGFELTVGKPQVVTREVDGKVHEPVERLTIDVPEEHLGAVTQIMAARKGRMEQMTNHGTGWVRMEFLVPSRGLIGFRTEFLTETRGAGIAHHVFEDYEPWFGAISTRQSGSLVSDRSGPVTSYAMVNLQERGVLFVEPATEVYEGMIVGENSRADDMDVNITKEKKLTNVRASSADNFEKVVPPRKLSLEQSLEFCREDECVEVTPEAVRIRKVVLDATERARTAARARSAAKREG; translated from the coding sequence ATGGCCCAGAAGACCCGCGGCGACATCCGTAACGTCGCCATCGTTGCCCACGTCGACCATGGCAAGACGACCCTCGTCGACAAGATGCTCTGGCAGGGGGGTGCCTTCGGGGAGCACGACCACGTCGACGAGCGCGCGATGGACTCCGGTGACCTCGAGCGCGAGAAGGGCATCACGATCCTCGCCAAGAACACCGCGATCCACTACAACGGCCCCTCGGCGGCGGAGTTCCCCGAGGGCGTCACCATCAACATCATCGACACCCCGGGGCACGCCGACTTCGGCGGCGAGGTCGAGCGCGGCCTGTCCATGGTCGACGGCGTGGTCCTGCTCGTCGACGCGTCCGAGGGCCCGCTGCCCCAGACCCGCTTCGTGCTGCGCAAGGCCCTGCAGGCCAAGATGCCGGTCGTCCTGTGCATCAACAAGGTGGACCGCCCCGACTCGCGCATCGCCGAGGTCGTCGACGAGGTCTACGAGCTCTTCATGGACCTGGACGCCGACGAGCACCAGATCGAGTTCCCGATCGTCTACGCCTCCGCCAAGGCCGGCCGCGCCTCGGTCGAGCGCCCCGCCGACGGCGAGCAGCCCGACAGCCCCGACCTCGAGCCGCTCTTCCGCACCATCATGGAGACCATCCCGGCCCCCACCTACGACGACGAGTCGCCGCTGCAGGCCCACGTCACCAACCTCGACTCCTCCAACTTCCTCGGCCGCCTGGCGCTGCTGCGCGTCTTCAACGGCGAGATCCGCAAGGGCCAGCAGGCGACCTGGTGCAAGCACGACGGCAGCCAGGAGCGGGTCAAGATCACCGAGCTGCTCGTCACCGAGGGCCTGGAGCGCAAGCCGGCCGAGGTCGCCCGCCCGGGCGACATCATCGCCATCGCCGGCATCGGCGAGATCATGATCGGCGACACCATCACCGACCCCGAGGACCCGCGGCCGCTGCCGATCATCAAGGTCGACGAGCCCGCCATCTCGATGACCATCGGCACCAACACCTCGCCCATGGTGGGCCGGGTGCGCGGCGCCAAGGTGACCGCCCGCCTCGTCAAGGACCGGCTCGACCGCGAGCTGATCGGCAACGTGTCGCTCCGCATCCTGCCGACCGAGCGACCCGACGCCTGGGAGGTCCAGGGCCGCGGGGAGCTGGCGCTCGCCATCCTCGTCGAGCAGATGCGCCGGGAGGGCTTCGAGCTCACCGTCGGCAAGCCGCAGGTCGTCACCCGCGAGGTCGACGGCAAGGTCCACGAGCCCGTCGAGCGGCTCACCATCGACGTCCCCGAGGAGCACCTCGGCGCCGTCACCCAGATCATGGCCGCCCGCAAGGGCCGCATGGAGCAGATGACCAACCACGGCACCGGGTGGGTGCGCATGGAGTTCCTCGTGCCCTCGCGCGGGCTCATCGGCTTCCGCACCGAGTTCCTCACCGAGACCCGCGGCGCCGGCATCGCCCACCACGTCTTCGAGGACTACGAGCCGTGGTTCGGGGCCATCTCGACCCGCCAGTCCGGCTCCCTGGTCTCCGACCGGTCCGGCCCCGTGACCTCCTACGCCATGGTCAACCTGCAGGAGCGCGGCGTGCTCTTCGTCGAGCCCGCCACCGAGGTCTACGAGGGCATGATCGTCGGCGAGAACTCCCGCGCCGACGACATGGACGTCAACATCACCAAGGAGAAGAAGCTCACCAACGTGCGCGCCTCCTCCGCGGACAACTTCGAGAAGGTCGTGCCGCCGCGCAAGCTGTCGCTCGAGCAGTCCCTGGAGTTCTGCCGCGAGGACGAGTGCGTCGAGGTGACCCCCGAGGCGGTCCGGATCCGCAAGGTGGTGCTGGACGCGACCGAGCGGGCCCGCACCGCCGCTCGCGCCCGCAGCGCCGCCAAGCGCGAGGGCTGA
- a CDS encoding DHA2 family efflux MFS transporter permease subunit has translation MILVDSTIVTVAMPALMSGLHADIGQAVWVTSAYLLAYAVPLLITGRLGDRFGPKRVYLVGLTIFTLASLWCGLTTTITALIVARVVQGLGAALMSPQTMSVITRLFPPQTRGQAMGLWGAVAGVATLVGPILGGVLVDSLGWEWIFFVNVPVGVLALVLAVRLVPHLDTHPHRFDWFGVALSAVGLFCIVFAIEEGHSYDWGTISGPVTVWRLLILGVLVMAGFVVWQWRQRGEPLVPLRLFRDRNFSVANVAITTVGFAVTATMFPIMIWAQSVRGLSPTGAALLMAPMAVISGGLAPVVGRLVGRAHPRLLAGFGLGCYAVSLVWLRGVLHADTALWEILLPAALLGVANGFMWAPISTSATANLERHQAGAGSGVYNTTRQIGSVLGSAAIALAMQDRLAAHLPGHAGGAAPTAGPGGGHMPAAVAQAFSDAMGDSLLVPAVVIAVGALVALGFERPRHQRG, from the coding sequence ATGATCCTCGTGGACTCCACCATCGTCACCGTCGCGATGCCCGCGCTGATGAGCGGGCTGCACGCCGACATCGGCCAGGCCGTGTGGGTGACCAGCGCCTACCTGCTGGCGTATGCCGTGCCCCTGCTCATCACCGGCCGGCTCGGCGACCGGTTCGGGCCCAAGCGGGTCTACCTCGTGGGGCTGACGATCTTCACCCTGGCGTCGCTGTGGTGCGGGCTGACCACCACGATCACCGCCCTGATCGTGGCCCGGGTCGTGCAGGGCCTCGGCGCCGCGCTGATGTCACCGCAGACCATGTCCGTGATCACCCGGCTCTTCCCGCCCCAGACGCGCGGCCAGGCGATGGGCCTGTGGGGCGCCGTCGCCGGCGTCGCCACCCTGGTCGGGCCGATCCTGGGCGGCGTCCTGGTCGACTCGCTCGGCTGGGAGTGGATCTTCTTCGTCAACGTGCCGGTGGGTGTGCTCGCCCTGGTGCTGGCCGTCCGGCTGGTGCCGCACCTCGACACCCACCCGCACCGGTTCGACTGGTTCGGGGTGGCGCTGTCCGCGGTGGGGCTGTTCTGCATCGTCTTCGCGATCGAGGAGGGCCACAGCTACGACTGGGGCACCATCAGCGGCCCGGTGACCGTGTGGCGGCTGCTGATCCTCGGGGTGCTGGTGATGGCCGGCTTCGTGGTGTGGCAGTGGCGGCAGCGCGGCGAGCCGCTGGTGCCGCTGCGACTCTTCCGGGACCGCAACTTCTCGGTGGCCAACGTCGCCATCACCACCGTGGGCTTCGCGGTGACCGCGACGATGTTCCCGATCATGATCTGGGCCCAGTCGGTCCGTGGCCTGTCCCCCACCGGGGCGGCCCTGCTGATGGCGCCCATGGCCGTGATCTCCGGCGGCCTCGCACCGGTCGTCGGCCGCCTCGTGGGGCGCGCCCACCCGCGGCTGCTCGCCGGCTTCGGCCTCGGCTGCTACGCGGTGTCGCTGGTGTGGCTGCGCGGCGTGCTGCACGCCGACACCGCCCTGTGGGAGATCCTGCTGCCCGCGGCCCTGCTCGGCGTCGCCAACGGCTTCATGTGGGCCCCGATCTCGACGTCCGCCACCGCCAACCTCGAGCGGCACCAGGCCGGCGCCGGCTCGGGGGTCTACAACACGACCCGGCAGATCGGCTCCGTGCTCGGGTCCGCCGCGATCGCCCTGGCCATGCAGGACCGGCTCGCCGCGCACCTGCCCGGCCACGCCGGCGGCGCCGCGCCGACCGCCGGCCCCGGCGGAGGCCACATGCCGGCCGCGGTGGCCCAGGCGTTCAGCGACGCGATGGGCGACTCGCTGCTCGTGCCGGCGGTGGTGATCGCCGTGGGCGCGCTCGTGGCGCTGGGCTTCGAGCGGCCGCGCCACCAGCGGGGCTGA
- a CDS encoding O-antigen ligase family protein: protein MTSTHVDHTRSRAGTSAATTGMTGTAPDRRQRWTRAVMVLSLTVIMVDAVVGILPAAPVVGLLTPLRLVLLAGLVAGVVGALRPRAWTTWLDLPILLLVVAYAASAVWSGQGWPVWRGLLTGVAACYLTVVLVRRHPSAWTAVTGSSLLGCAVAGLTGLHQWAAGTPTGFCRVGLVAGRETCGDPHAMIRVTGTLANPNVLAAVLVLLLPIAWAGATSLPTSSARLVGHAVVAAGAVALLMTWSRAGVVAGVVAVAVLALLRPARPSRLVRGLSVGAGAAAVLGVVLLGGSLGVRRDVWAAALRLAAAHPLGVGPGRGGALIDREVAGGERFQHAHDLWLSWLLEGGWAAGVAAVTLTLVAGWLVVRGARAGSAMARVAGAGLAGFAVMSLVDHPANALGVATLLWVVLGVVAGHRPTADDPARGGHVGAHRARPAGRS from the coding sequence ATGACGTCCACCCACGTCGACCACACCCGCTCCCGGGCCGGCACCTCCGCGGCCACGACTGGCATGACGGGCACGGCGCCGGACCGGCGGCAGCGCTGGACCCGGGCCGTGATGGTCCTCAGCCTGACCGTCATCATGGTCGACGCGGTCGTCGGGATCCTGCCTGCCGCGCCGGTCGTCGGGCTGCTGACCCCGTTGCGGCTGGTGCTGCTCGCCGGGCTGGTGGCCGGGGTCGTCGGCGCACTGCGCCCGCGCGCCTGGACGACCTGGCTCGACCTGCCGATCCTGCTGCTCGTCGTCGCCTACGCCGCGTCGGCGGTCTGGAGCGGGCAGGGCTGGCCGGTGTGGCGCGGCCTGCTGACCGGGGTCGCGGCCTGCTACCTGACCGTGGTCCTGGTGCGGCGGCACCCGTCGGCGTGGACGGCGGTCACCGGTTCGTCGTTGCTGGGGTGCGCCGTCGCCGGGCTGACCGGGCTGCACCAGTGGGCCGCCGGGACACCGACCGGGTTCTGCCGGGTGGGTCTGGTCGCCGGCCGGGAGACCTGCGGTGACCCCCACGCGATGATCCGGGTGACCGGGACCCTGGCCAACCCCAACGTCCTGGCCGCCGTCCTCGTGCTGCTGCTGCCGATCGCCTGGGCGGGAGCCACCAGCCTGCCGACCTCCTCGGCCCGGCTCGTCGGGCATGCCGTTGTCGCCGCCGGGGCGGTGGCGCTGCTGATGACCTGGTCGCGCGCCGGGGTCGTGGCCGGGGTCGTCGCCGTCGCGGTGCTCGCGCTGCTCCGGCCGGCCCGCCCCTCCCGGCTGGTGCGGGGGCTGTCGGTGGGCGCCGGTGCCGCAGCCGTCCTCGGGGTGGTCCTGCTCGGCGGCAGCCTCGGGGTGCGGCGGGACGTCTGGGCCGCCGCGCTGCGCCTCGCGGCGGCGCACCCGCTCGGGGTGGGGCCGGGCCGCGGCGGCGCCCTGATCGACCGCGAGGTCGCCGGGGGCGAACGCTTCCAGCACGCCCACGACCTGTGGCTGAGCTGGCTGCTCGAAGGCGGCTGGGCCGCCGGGGTCGCGGCGGTGACGCTGACGCTGGTGGCCGGGTGGCTGGTGGTGCGGGGAGCTCGCGCGGGCTCCGCCATGGCCCGCGTCGCCGGGGCGGGGCTGGCCGGGTTTGCCGTGATGTCCCTGGTCGACCACCCGGCCAATGCCCTCGGGGTCGCCACGCTGCTCTGGGTGGTGCTGGGCGTCGTCGCGGGGCACCGCCCGACGGCCGACGACCCCGCGCGGGGCGGCCATGTCGGCGCGCATCGCGCCCGCCCCGCCGGTCGGTCCTAG
- a CDS encoding 4a-hydroxytetrahydrobiopterin dehydratase, with product MSRLLDDEEITRQLGDLPGWERVDGHLVATYESPTFLEAVRLVEWVADEAEQMDHHPFIDIRMARTRWELWTHWRDGITQLDVELAHRIRQRAEATGARVAPPAGGPRR from the coding sequence ATGAGCCGACTGCTGGACGACGAGGAGATCACCCGTCAGCTGGGCGACCTGCCCGGGTGGGAGCGTGTCGACGGGCACCTGGTGGCGACCTACGAGTCCCCGACCTTCCTGGAGGCGGTGCGGCTGGTCGAGTGGGTGGCCGACGAGGCCGAGCAGATGGACCACCACCCGTTCATCGACATCCGGATGGCGCGCACCCGCTGGGAGCTGTGGACCCACTGGCGCGACGGGATCACCCAGCTCGACGTCGAGCTGGCCCACCGCATCCGGCAGCGGGCCGAGGCCACCGGGGCCCGTGTGGCGCCACCGGCCGGGGGCCCGCGCCGCTAG